One region of Pleuronectes platessa chromosome 18, fPlePla1.1, whole genome shotgun sequence genomic DNA includes:
- the eomesa gene encoding eomesodermin homolog a isoform X2 — translation MQLENILPSASINLPKTFYNLSSSDSVNNSPRPSSQLEYQEVDRTESESGSAPKKYLSGVGNGMLGEAGDTFTKSGPDGRKGSPVLEDELTSARRYNIDELGSDRYFISSQASTDMASPCSLFPYAGQTGSVYTGSSGSRYPASLHYGSVLPPTGFSSSSVCTGRSQFSTGGYQFSQGPGCLYPSYPGTGTGIGSMSLPGSAAGARAQVYLCNRPLWLKFHRHQTEMIITKQGRRMFPFLSFNITGLNLTAHYNVFVEVILADPNHWRFQGGKWVTCGKADNNMQGNKMYVHPESPNTGAHWMRQEISFGKLKLTNNKGANNNNTQMIVLQSLHKYQPRLHIVEVTEDGVEDMSNEARTQTFTFPENQFIAVTAYQNTDITQLKIDHNPFAKGFRDNYDSMYTAPESDRLTPSPTDSPRSTQIVPGARYAMQPFFQDQFVNNLPQNRFYTGERAVPQTNSLLSPQSEDASAAASAQRWFVPPVQQPGSNKLDLSYDNDYSTSSLLSYGIKPLSLQTSHALSYYPDSAFASMAAGWGTRSTYQRKMTTGLPWSPRPSPPAFPEDQLGATKDKLPEESAPPASTWIETSHSLKSVDSTDSGVYSMVCKRRRMSPGGSSTENSPTIKCEDLTTEEYNKDNPKGAKA, via the exons ATGCAGTTAGAGAACATCCTTCCCAGCGCGAGCATCAATTTACCCAAAACCTTTTACAACCTCTCCTCGTCGGACAGTGTCAACAACAGCCCGAGGCCGTCGTCCCAGCTCGAGTACCAGGAGGTGGACCGGACGGAATCGGAGTCCGGCAGCGCGCCCAAGAAATATCTGAGCGGGGTGGGCAACGGGATGCTGGGCGAGGCGGGGGACACTTTCACTAAATCCGGGCCCGATGGGAGGAAAGGCTCCCCGGTGCTCGAGGACGAGCTGACGAGCGCTCGGCGGTACAACATAGACGAACTTGGCTCTGACAGATACTTCATCTCGTCCCAGGCGAGTACCGACATGGCAAGCCCCTGTTCCCTCTTTCCCTATGCAGGACAGACCGGCTCGGTGTACACGGGCTCCAGCGGCTCCCGGTACCCGGCGTCGCTTCACTACGGATCCGTCCTGCCGCCCACgggcttctcctcctcgtccgtGTGCACCGGCCGGAGCCAGTTTAGCACCGGAGGGTACCAGTTCAGCCAGGGTCCGGGCTGTTTGTACCCCTCCTATCCCGGAACGGGGACGGGCATCGGCTCCATGTCGCTGCCGGGGTCTGCCGCCGGAGCCAGGGCGCAGGTGTATCTGTGCAACCGGCCGCTGTGGCTGAAATTCCACCGGCACCAGACCGAGATGATCATCACCAAGCAGGGCAG ACGGATGTTTCCATTCCTGAGTTTCAACATCACTGGACTCAACCTCACGGCACATTACAACGTCTTTGTAGAAGTCATACTGGCCGATCCGAACCACTGGCGCTTTCAGGGAGGAAAGTGGGTCACCTGTGGGAAAGCGGACAACAATATGCAAG GTAACAAGATGTATGTTCATCCCGAATCTCCAAACACCGGTGCTCACTGGATGAGGCAAGAAATCTCATTTGGCAAGTTGAAGCTGACCAACAACAAAGgggccaacaacaacaacacacag ATGATAGTCTTGCAGTCGCTTCATAAATACCAGCCGCGGCTGCACATTGTGGAGGTGACGGAGGACGGAGTGGAGGACATGAGCAACGAGGCCAGGACTCAAACCTTCACCTTCCCAGAGAACCAGTTTATAGCCGTCACTGCGTACCAGAACACAGAT ATCACACAGCTGAAGATAGATCACAACCCATTTGCAAAAGGCTTCCGGGACAATTATGACTC GATGTACACAGCCCCAGAGAGTGACAGGTTGACTCCATCCCCTACAGATTCCCCTCGCTCCACCCAGATTGTGCCTGGGGCCCGCTACGCCATGCAGCCTTTCTTTCAGGACCAGTTTGTCAACAACCTGCCTCAGAACCGTTTCTACACTGGTGAACGGGCCGTTCCCCAAACCAACAGCCTTCTGTCCCCACAGAGTGAGGACGCCAGCGCCGCCGCCTCTGCCCAGCGCTGGTTCGTCCCACCAGTTCAGCAGCCGGGCTCCAACAAGCTGGACCTGTCCTATGACAATGACTATTCCACCAGTAGCCTCCTCTCCTATGGCATAAAGCCCCTGTCCCTTCAGACCTCCCATGCCCTCAGTTACTACCCAGACTCGGCCTTCGCCTCCATGGCTGCTGGTTGGGGCACCAGAAGCACTTACCAGCGCAAGATGACCACGGGCCTGCCCTGGTCCCCTCGTCCGAGCCCCCCGGCCTTCCCCGAGGACCAGCTGGGGGCCACTAAAGACAAGCTGCCGGAGGAGAGCGCGCCCCCGGCCTCAACCTGGATCGAGACGTCCCACTCACTGAAATCTGTGGACTCTACTGATTCTGGTGTGTACTCCATGGTGTGCAAGAGGCGCAGGATGTCTCCTGGGGGCTCGAGCACAGAGAACTCCCCCACCATCAAGTGTGAGGACTTGACCACGGAGGAGTACAACAAGGACAACCCAAAAG GTGCCAAAGCTTAG
- the eomesa gene encoding eomesodermin homolog a isoform X1 — MQLENILPSASINLPKTFYNLSSSDSVNNSPRPSSQLEYQEVDRTESESGSAPKKYLSGVGNGMLGEAGDTFTKSGPDGRKGSPVLEDELTSARRYNIDELGSDRYFISSQASTDMASPCSLFPYAGQTGSVYTGSSGSRYPASLHYGSVLPPTGFSSSSVCTGRSQFSTGGYQFSQGPGCLYPSYPGTGTGIGSMSLPGSAAGARAQVYLCNRPLWLKFHRHQTEMIITKQGRRMFPFLSFNITGLNLTAHYNVFVEVILADPNHWRFQGGKWVTCGKADNNMQGNKMYVHPESPNTGAHWMRQEISFGKLKLTNNKGANNNNTQMIVLQSLHKYQPRLHIVEVTEDGVEDMSNEARTQTFTFPENQFIAVTAYQNTDITQLKIDHNPFAKGFRDNYDSMYTAPESDRLTPSPTDSPRSTQIVPGARYAMQPFFQDQFVNNLPQNRFYTGERAVPQTNSLLSPQSEDASAAASAQRWFVPPVQQPGSNKLDLSYDNDYSTSSLLSYGIKPLSLQTSHALSYYPDSAFASMAAGWGTRSTYQRKMTTGLPWSPRPSPPAFPEDQLGATKDKLPEESAPPASTWIETSHSLKSVDSTDSGVYSMVCKRRRMSPGGSSTENSPTIKCEDLTTEEYNKDNPKGMGYYAFYTSP, encoded by the exons ATGCAGTTAGAGAACATCCTTCCCAGCGCGAGCATCAATTTACCCAAAACCTTTTACAACCTCTCCTCGTCGGACAGTGTCAACAACAGCCCGAGGCCGTCGTCCCAGCTCGAGTACCAGGAGGTGGACCGGACGGAATCGGAGTCCGGCAGCGCGCCCAAGAAATATCTGAGCGGGGTGGGCAACGGGATGCTGGGCGAGGCGGGGGACACTTTCACTAAATCCGGGCCCGATGGGAGGAAAGGCTCCCCGGTGCTCGAGGACGAGCTGACGAGCGCTCGGCGGTACAACATAGACGAACTTGGCTCTGACAGATACTTCATCTCGTCCCAGGCGAGTACCGACATGGCAAGCCCCTGTTCCCTCTTTCCCTATGCAGGACAGACCGGCTCGGTGTACACGGGCTCCAGCGGCTCCCGGTACCCGGCGTCGCTTCACTACGGATCCGTCCTGCCGCCCACgggcttctcctcctcgtccgtGTGCACCGGCCGGAGCCAGTTTAGCACCGGAGGGTACCAGTTCAGCCAGGGTCCGGGCTGTTTGTACCCCTCCTATCCCGGAACGGGGACGGGCATCGGCTCCATGTCGCTGCCGGGGTCTGCCGCCGGAGCCAGGGCGCAGGTGTATCTGTGCAACCGGCCGCTGTGGCTGAAATTCCACCGGCACCAGACCGAGATGATCATCACCAAGCAGGGCAG ACGGATGTTTCCATTCCTGAGTTTCAACATCACTGGACTCAACCTCACGGCACATTACAACGTCTTTGTAGAAGTCATACTGGCCGATCCGAACCACTGGCGCTTTCAGGGAGGAAAGTGGGTCACCTGTGGGAAAGCGGACAACAATATGCAAG GTAACAAGATGTATGTTCATCCCGAATCTCCAAACACCGGTGCTCACTGGATGAGGCAAGAAATCTCATTTGGCAAGTTGAAGCTGACCAACAACAAAGgggccaacaacaacaacacacag ATGATAGTCTTGCAGTCGCTTCATAAATACCAGCCGCGGCTGCACATTGTGGAGGTGACGGAGGACGGAGTGGAGGACATGAGCAACGAGGCCAGGACTCAAACCTTCACCTTCCCAGAGAACCAGTTTATAGCCGTCACTGCGTACCAGAACACAGAT ATCACACAGCTGAAGATAGATCACAACCCATTTGCAAAAGGCTTCCGGGACAATTATGACTC GATGTACACAGCCCCAGAGAGTGACAGGTTGACTCCATCCCCTACAGATTCCCCTCGCTCCACCCAGATTGTGCCTGGGGCCCGCTACGCCATGCAGCCTTTCTTTCAGGACCAGTTTGTCAACAACCTGCCTCAGAACCGTTTCTACACTGGTGAACGGGCCGTTCCCCAAACCAACAGCCTTCTGTCCCCACAGAGTGAGGACGCCAGCGCCGCCGCCTCTGCCCAGCGCTGGTTCGTCCCACCAGTTCAGCAGCCGGGCTCCAACAAGCTGGACCTGTCCTATGACAATGACTATTCCACCAGTAGCCTCCTCTCCTATGGCATAAAGCCCCTGTCCCTTCAGACCTCCCATGCCCTCAGTTACTACCCAGACTCGGCCTTCGCCTCCATGGCTGCTGGTTGGGGCACCAGAAGCACTTACCAGCGCAAGATGACCACGGGCCTGCCCTGGTCCCCTCGTCCGAGCCCCCCGGCCTTCCCCGAGGACCAGCTGGGGGCCACTAAAGACAAGCTGCCGGAGGAGAGCGCGCCCCCGGCCTCAACCTGGATCGAGACGTCCCACTCACTGAAATCTGTGGACTCTACTGATTCTGGTGTGTACTCCATGGTGTGCAAGAGGCGCAGGATGTCTCCTGGGGGCTCGAGCACAGAGAACTCCCCCACCATCAAGTGTGAGGACTTGACCACGGAGGAGTACAACAAGGACAACCCAAAAGGCATGGGTTATTATGCATTCTACACAAGCCCCTGA